GTCCTGTGGAATGGCGATGGTGTCGCTCTGGTACTCGGCCAGGACGTCCTCGTGCTCCGACAGCAGCTTCATGTGCAGCTGGTAGAGGCAGCCGGCGTCGCTGCGACCCGCGTACCTGCAAAGAGACCCAAGCTGCCAGCCTCGCCCCTCGCAGCCGCTCAGCAAACAGGCCCGGTGCTGAGAGCAGTGCAGCTGGGCCTGGACTGGGCACCATCCTACACCAAGCCATGTCCAGAAAGCAAAGCCCCCACGGCCTGGATTACAGGGAGCTTGTTCCAGTCTCCCACCGCTGCTAGCTGGGAGGAGCGCgagtgcagagccagggctggtgttcTCACCAGTGTGTCTGCAAGAGGCACGGAGCAgtgacctgctgcctctgctcccactgatggACCCCTGCCCACGTAAGCAGTGGTGGGAAACAATAGGGGTCAAAGaagcccagtgtagacacagctccagcctctcctcatctccctctctctgcttcccttggccttttccctctctccctgccagcacagcacaacccctccccccgaaACTTACCAGTCCTTTACCACAATTTTAGGCTGGGTTGtgtccagcagctcctcccagtAACCCTCAGCCCTGAGGTCGATGATCTGAGACTTGCGGCACCACCTGGAAGATAAGATACCGGTTGCGCGCGTCCCTGTTTCCTCACATGCCAGTGTAGGGTAGAACCCAGCCAGGGAAGAGGGCAGCCTTACTCGTAGGAAGTGACGAAGTATTTGTGGACTCCATCGCTGGGAAATTCTTTTCCAAAGTCTCCCGGCAGGTCCTCAATTTTCCAGCCGTCGCCTCCGTTCTCCACTTCCCCCCAGTGCTCTAAATCCTCTGCAGGTAGCAGAACAAGAGAGAGTCTGGGTTATAGTCACGTGGTTTCACCTTCCTCCGTGGGGATTTCTTTAATAGATCCAGGCAGGGAGTTCGATTTGGGTTGCGCTTTACTTCGCAAGCGAGCCACTGACTATGTGCAGTGCAAGGGACTGGTTGGTAGGACTATCGTAATCTGGCCCTCGATTCTCAGCACCAACACTCTGATCAGTGTCTTAGCAGCCTCCCTTCACTAGAGAGCCCTGCCCAGCATTTCAGCCTGGTCTAGGTACATATTGCAACAGATTAAATAAAGGTGTGATGTTAAATTGCTGTGACTTtgtgtgtggaccaggccttagagagctGCTTTTGGGGTCAAATTTAGACCAAAAATGTCAGGTTGGTAAAAACAAGCTTTTACAAACCCCATCGTTGATTGCAATGGTTCCGTGATCATTTGAACCAGTCCAGAGTTATACTGGGAAGTTGGAAGCAAAGCAACTGTTGGTGAGTGATACAGCCAGAAGCAGCATGATCCAGTGGTCTATAGGCAGAGCAGAAACCAGGGGTTCTTGAGCTCTAAACTCTGCCACAAGCTCACCACGTAGCCTTGGGTACATCATTTAAAAGCAGATTTTCAAACAAGCGCTGCCCATGTtctcctttgaaaattccccttgtttttttgttttgttgtgagaCCCCAGTAGAATTCTGGCCCAACAGAAACCCTTTGAAACCAACCCTGTAAGTGAATTGCCACTGAATCCGTAGCAGAGCCAAAAGGTACCCAAATCTCAGGCCCTGCAGTCCTGTGCCTTGACCAGCACCCAGTCCTTCCTCCTCTTTGGAAGCTGGAGCTGAAGCCCCCAGGTTGTAGGGGAGGGTGGCTTACAGTGCAGTAAAGCACCACAGGTGGTAAAGCACCACAGTGTTGTTATGCTGCACTGGCCACTAACCACGTGGACCTGAGCATGTGCCCCCCTCCTGGAAATCCCAGCAGGTGCTTGTGTAAAGAGGATCCAACACCTGGCCACCACCCCTGCTAATGgaaccccagggccagctgctgtTGATTTAGTCTCACACACAGTGAGATGGGTGCTGCATCTcttccccaacccagggcctctgaAAGTGATCGGAGATGCACAATGCTCAGTAACCAGCCCGGTCCTCCCCCCGCCAGGCGAAGGTGTTATAACGTTCAGTCACTTGCCTTCGCCGCAGGGGTTCTTGATTAAATTCCTCTTCCTCTTACTCAGGAAGTAGAACGTTTGCCAGTTCTCGGCCTCCTCTTCAGGCTCTGTCCCGGTGAAGCCCTCCTGCTGGCACTTCAGGATCCAGAGAGCTGCTCCATCCACAAGGTTCTTCCACTGGCAGCAGACCAGGCGGCACACCAGCACCAGCTCCACCGCAGGGATGGAGGCTAGGATCTGGATCAGGACAGCTTCAGGGAGGGCGTCCATCCTCCGGCCAGGCTGGGCGGAGCTTTCTGAGAACAAGGGGAGAGGATTTACACCCCTTGAGCAGGTAATTGGTCCATCGGGGCTGGTATCCCACCTCTGGCAGTAGCCAATGACTGCAGCctgagaggaagggaaaaaagacAACCCAGCCCATGTTGCACCAGGCTGTTGGGCACCAGTGTTCGAGGCAGAATTAATTCCTCCTGACCCCTGGGCACTTTATACCCTGAAACATGAGAGTAGGTTATTCCTATATTAAGTTATTACAGAACTGCAAAAACTTTCTTATTGAAGCCTCTGACTTCCGATGGCAGTGAAGTAAGACAATTAAAATGTAACAGCCCAAGGGTGAAGCTTGAGGTTGGGCATTTTCACTAGCCAGCCTGTGCCTCTGGAATGCAATCCTTCCAAAAATGTGTTTATGCAGGAACCTGGCTGTTTGTAGCAAGAGCTGCAAGACACCTGGCCTTGCTATTGGATTCACTTCCACATAAAAGGTTGCAGGCAGGGTGTTGGGTTTCCCTTCATAAGATGACTAATGTCTTGGTGTATGCCCTGTAATGGTgtccagataccatggtgatcgGCACCCTGTAAATCCTTGACAATGCGTCAGATTTAGTTGGGTGTGTTTGAAATTTGCAAGCCCTTCGTATCACAGAGTGGCCCCTTTGCTCTCATGTGACAGGACAGTACAGAATGATGCACTTTGTGCAATGGCAAATATTTCAATTGAATCCCCTCTGACTCTCCTCCCTCCAAGGCCTAGGAATCCTGGCAACAGGGTCAGACGTGTCCCTCAGCACTCGCCCTACTTGAGTGTGCAGACTCAGAAACCTTCTGTGGCATTGAGCCAAGCCCACTCCCACTGGCCCAGCCTTTGGAGCCAGCTGCGACAGAGTAACCGGAACTGAGAGTGCAGATTCCAAACCGCATGTCATTAATATGGGATGCACCATGACGGTGCTTTTATCCCATCTGACTCCTGCTGTTGAGAAGCTGCAGAGGCTGCACTAAGATGCAGTCTGGAGGGGACCTGACCAGACTCGCCAGGAGCCAATCATAGCTTTCTTCTAGCACTAGGCTCTATTCGGTCCATCTTCTGTGTGCTGCCGGGAGTGAATGGAACCCAGCGGGCAAACCTGACATGCCAGTTGGAGAAACCTTGCCAACATTAATACAGCCAGGCCAACAGCACGAAGTGCTGTGTCACTTGAGTAAGGCAGGGCAGGATGCAGAGGTCACTGCTGTTGGTATTCTGAACCCAAAAGCTCTGAGCTCCGGATGTCTCCCATCTGCCCTGCACTGGCATCAGATGGCAAAATTCCACAGCTATGAGGGGTGGTATTAGCATCCTCCCATCCAACCAAGTTACAAGCTCAGTGTTTAATATGAAGGAAATTCCTGAAGGGCAGAACAGGCCAGACTCCGATCACGCAGGCTGCAGTCCCTGCTGACTTCATCGTCTGCAGCAGCTTTGCGGCACCCTCACTGACAAACTCACCGCGTCTCCGGACTAGCCAGACTCATCGGTCCTCCTTCATTTCACCGCCTTGCCCGAGCCtcggcccccagccctgctttcaTGTCCGCCCCTGTCCCCTTCAGTTCATTGTGGACTCAGGTGAAGTTAACAGCTTCCAATTCCAGCTCTTTCCCACACCCTGGTCTCCTCTGCCAGGTGCCCTGCCCTTCCCAAACCTTTCCTGTGCCCTGTTCCCCTATCCGCACAAGCCGTAAAGGTGCACTCCTGCCTTGCAAAGAGAGCAGGGAGCGCTGCAGGGTTAAAGCACCCGTCCTAACAAGGCCCGTAGCGCACCAAGGATGCTGCAGCGCAAGCCGAGGCGGCCGTGCAAAAGGCCTGCCTCTAGCAGCATCCCAGCCCGGCAGTGAGAGGGGAACAGGAGACGCTGAGAAGCTCCTACCTCACTTGCTGCTCCTGAGACGGCGGCACCGTTCTGGATTGGTCTGTCGCAGGCAAGTAACTAATGCTGGCAGGGCTCTGCTAGAGCCTCGAGCCGGCAGAATGGGTTCCCCTCTTAAAGGGACAGCGCCGCAGCCGCTGCAATCCAGGAGGTGCTCCTGTATTGGCTCTTGTGATATTGCTGACCTGGCTAGAGAGTTacctggggggcggggtgtgcaTGAGTCTGGGAGCCAGAGACTCCTGGTTTCTAATTCCGGCTCTGTGTGagcttgggtaagtcacttgctcctctctgcctctgcctcctgacCAGtcaaaggaggggtgggggctgctgacaCTTACCTCCCAGGGTGTTGGGAGGATGAATGTGCCCTTTGCCACCCTGTATTTCCCCAGCATTAGGAACTTGTGCCTGTTTCATGCAAGAGCCCAGAGCAAAGGGAGACCAAACTGTACGTTAATGTGAGGGACCGAATCGGGCCTGCTGTGCAGGGCTCACTCCAGCTGTATCCCGTATCTATCCCTGACGCGCTGCTCTCCACCTCCGGGTGGCGCTGCAGCATTGGAGGTGCTTGGCTGAGGGGCACCCAGTGGCTGTGAGATGCAGGTTCTCATGTACCACACTGGTGAGGGTGGTATAAACAGCTGGAAGGAGGATCCCAGAGGGGCTGGCTCCCCAGGGGCAGAGAAATCCCAGTTGGGGTGTAGGCTGATGCCACCTTCCATACCCAGCTAGTAGGGAATGGGAGAGGCTAAGACCTGACAGCTCATCCTCACAAACTATGATGTTTTGTGTTCACAATGAACTGCATGAGTAAATTCAGTCTCTAAGTGCAATTGACGTTCCCTTCTCGAATCTGCCCCCTGCCTTACTGTCATCTTCTACATCAGTTCTGGGGCTCTCCTCATCCCCTGGAGATAACCATGCCTCTACTcctgtttcctcctcctcccaccgtCTCACGCTCatctctcctccccagctgcaggCAGGCAGCTGCATTTTCAAAAGCGGCCTCTAACTTGTGGGCACCTCCactttttggatgcccaacttgatcTTTCTGAAAATCGGGCCCAAGGTGTCTCAAATGCCTGCAACCCTCATGAGCAGCTCTGACTGCAGGGAGAGCTCGCAGGAGCCGACCCCGAACTAGTTTTGTGGTCCGAGTAGAGTGACGTGCCAAAAGGGAACAGGCCCCATAATTCTAGTTGCTCTGTATGCAGGGCTCGGGAAGGTGCTCGGGGCTTTGCAGAGTAAAGCCAGCGACAAGTGACAGTAATTATCCCCAGGGACACAGGAAGGACAAAGTTTACAATCATgtggtgtcataggtctcacccccacttggagctgttgggttcacaagatggggacctgcatggatccttctaaacttaaatcctagtttagatctggtaaaagctgccaccacccaataatgtacgtgtattgggacacagtccttccccaaaaatccttggggatcccaagagccccaaatccatggagttcttacacctaggagaaataaaccattcccccctgcttcctcccccctcccttttcctaggagagataccgggatccaactacagagggatgccgtcctcctccctcctcccctttccctaagaatgcacccaaggaaagatcaaccaagtccttaacagaaaagatttattaaagaataaaaagaaagtaactgtctctgtaaccaagatggaacaatacacagggtctaaacttatcaatctctggagagaattccccctcctttctttctcagtaaaagcaataacagtacagaattaaagaaattctatagcaaaacacagaattgcaaatacagaaataaaagtataagaatactagttccttgctaatactcactagcttgaatagaagaatttattgcagaaacctgggaggacttgattaagatgtctagactccctcaactcccaagagagactctaaaaaaacaaaagaacagaaaaaaaaacttccctccacagggatttgaaaatatcttgtccctgattggtcctctggtcaggtgttcacaggtactgcctgataaccctttacaggtagaaaaaacccttaacccttaactaactgtttatgacatgtGGCTATTCAGTTTTGTTAGGAGCTGTAAAGATTTGCTCTTATGTACTTAGCTTTTTGACTGGTTTTGGTATCGACGGTGAAAAGTAAGGTCTGTAAAATGATTTCACTCCTAATCATccaagtggggagggagaggggtttgtTTATAaggtgattattattattattattattattttcctagACAGCCCCTTACCCTCATTCTCTAAATCACGTTTCTCGTTATTCAGTTGTGTGAATGCCCACTCCCTGCTAGGTGCTTTCCAAACACTTCTCTCCAAGGAGCTCTTAGTCCATGACAGAGGCTTGGGCAAGAACAGTAATTCCTTGCGTGCATAATTCACAAAAATGGTTCCCTctttctgaaggtttttttttaaatttttttaacaaTGAAACTTTTTCCTTTTCCTCAATTGGGTTTATTCTTCTGCCTCTTGTAACTTTAATTCCTCCCTGGTTCAGTACATTTTCCCTTAAGATGAAGCAGATTCCTATAACAGAATAGTCAGATGCAAGTGATAACAGATGCTGCGGGTAACATGAAGGGTGCCCCCCTCCGGCTGTCCACCCAGCTCGGGCCATGTCTACACAAGGAGTGATTTGCACCATGGTACAGAGATACTGGCAAAGCACTTGTAGTGCAGCTACAGCTTATACCAGCAACACACCACTTCTGTCTGCAGAGCCGCCTCCGGTCACCTCCCACTGCCCTGCAGGCCCCCTAACCTGGACCAGCAAAAGTTAGCCAGTGTTCTGCATCTACACGAGAGGCTTTTGATGGAAGCCAGGCCGGCCGCTCCTCACACTTCATGGCCCCCCTGTCCGACCCAACCAGGCTGCTGTGAGTTCCCAGCGTAGCTGCGGCCTGGGTGCTCCTATCGTGTGCTTGTCCCTGTAGTACCCAGCACCTGTCTCCCTTTCTCACTCTTCAGCTTTATTATTTACTGGGGCTGTGGTAGCGCCCAGGCGCCCCCGCCGTGGCCCTCGCCCCggtgcgctaggcgctgtacaaagagCAGCCCCTGGGAGTAGAAACGAgcgcccagaggtggctgcagagcTGACAGCAGGGGGAGCTCGGTCCTGGCGTGACGCTCCGCTCAGCTGTTTtactttccttttccttctctacGGCCGCCCGCGGCAGCTGTCCCCGGCTCCGGGCGGTGAGCGAGCGGCCGGCCGGGCAGGAGGGAAGCGGGGTCCGGGTTGGGGAACCCgagggccgggggggagccggggcgGGGTGAGGTCTGGgccccggggagggagggagagaccgGTTCGCACttccggcccctgccccgggggaggAGACGCAGGC
This window of the Mauremys mutica isolate MM-2020 ecotype Southern chromosome 21, ASM2049712v1, whole genome shotgun sequence genome carries:
- the FBXO2 gene encoding F-box only protein 2, with the protein product MDALPEAVLIQILASIPAVELVLVCRLVCCQWKNLVDGAALWILKCQQEGFTGTEPEEEAENWQTFYFLSKRKRNLIKNPCGEEDLEHWGEVENGGDGWKIEDLPGDFGKEFPSDGVHKYFVTSYEWCRKSQIIDLRAEGYWEELLDTTQPKIVVKDWYAGRSDAGCLYQLHMKLLSEHEDVLAEYQSDTIAIPQDNAADWTELSHTFSDYGPGARFVRFEHGGQDTLFWKGWYGVRVTNSSVTVEP